One genomic segment of Lampris incognitus isolate fLamInc1 chromosome 2, fLamInc1.hap2, whole genome shotgun sequence includes these proteins:
- the selenok gene encoding selenoprotein K isoform X1, with product MVYVSNGQVLDSRTQSPWRLSLLVDLFWGAVEFIGLFFQTLVQPDLTKDGNSGMSRFTDGRGPPGPPGGRRRMGRINHGGGPSAPPMAGGGUGR from the exons ATGGTCTACGTGTCTAATG GTCAGGTTCTGGACAGCAGAACCCAGTCACCGTGGCGACTGTCTCTCTTGGTTGATCTCTTCTGGGGAGCGGTAGAGTTCATCGGCTTGTT TTTTCAGACACTGGTTCAGCCTGATTTGACAAAGGATGGAAACTCTGGCATGTCACGCTTCACTGATGGCAGAGG CCCTCCAGGGCCTCCTGGTGGCAGAAGGCGGATGGGCAGAATAAACCATGGTGGAGGTCCCAGTGCTCCACCCATggcaggaggaggatgaggaag GTAA
- the selenok gene encoding selenoprotein K isoform X2 — protein MVYVSNGQVLDSRTQSPWRLSLLVDLFWGAVEFIGLFFQTLVQPDLTKDGNSGMSRFTDGRGPPGPPGGRRRMGRINHGGGPSAPPMAGGGUGR, from the exons ATGGTCTACGTGTCTAATG GTCAGGTTCTGGACAGCAGAACCCAGTCACCGTGGCGACTGTCTCTCTTGGTTGATCTCTTCTGGGGAGCGGTAGAGTTCATCGGCTTGTT TTTTCAGACACTGGTTCAGCCTGATTTGACAAAGGATGGAAACTCTGGCATGTCACGCTTCACTGATGGCAGAGG CCCTCCAGGGCCTCCTGGTGGCAGAAGGCGGATGGGCAGAATAAACCATGGTGGAGGTCCCAGTGCTCCACCCATggcaggaggaggatgaggaaggtGA